CTATCTTTTATCCCTTTCCACATCATAATAAGTATATCATAAGGCAGGGTAAAAGTCATCAATTCTTTGGAGTTTTTCATCCCCATTCTGACCAGTTAAATGTAAATCTCTTGTGGGTCAGTCGGGCAAAGTTAATCCCTCGTCCAGCAATCCTTTTATTTCTCAGTCCTTAAGAGCGGGTATTAACAAATTGCGGGGGCTCCAATAGGGGATATGCGTTTTAAGCGTATTCATCAACAACTCCCTAAGAGCTTGAGGCTTTTGAGTCATTTCCGCTATATCTATCTATTTTCCATCATTTCTATTATTGCCCGAAGGACTACATCTTCTCCTCTCGCTATCATACTTTCACTTTCTTGGGGACCACCTTGGGGACCACTTTGGGGAGGACCACCTTTGCCTTGAGGACCACCTTCACCTGAAAGTGGAGGAGGCCCCATTTTTCTTAATTCGGTAAGTGTGTTGAGTGTATCTTTTAGATCAATCCCATTTTCTTTGGCAAATGTCTTTAATACATTGGGAGCCCTTTCTGCCATCTTTTCCACATCAAAATTCCCAGACATCATTGCCTGATGCATCTCTTCTCTAAAGGCCTTCATTTGAACCTTGTCTTTTCCCGTCATATTAGACATCGCACTTAAGAGTTTCCCCGCCGCACTCAAATCTACCCCATCCGCTCCAAGGAAGGAGAGAAATTCAGGTAACTTTGGTCTTCTATGACCCGCATCAGGAAAACCCTGTATGGCCACACTTGATCCTACTGATCTCATTGCGTCAATACCCATCTTGACACCTCCTATTTTTTTGAGGGTCTCTTCAGGTCATTATAGAACCGAACAGACCCTCCTTCTATATGTCTTGTTAATGCCGAGTTCTTAGAGGAAGACCATCCATGGAGGCTCATCTTAGACAATCTTCCCTCCAAAAGTTTAAGGAATCGTTGCTTTTGCTCTGGCGAAAACACCTCCTTTGTCTGATGAAGAATATCATCAAAGACACAGCCTTCAATCTTTGCTTGTAAGCTGGCAATGTCTTTAAAGATACTATCTAAGCTTGCCTTGCTCGGTTCAGACTCTGTTTTCAATAAACTTATGAGTTGACTTCTTCTTGCATTCAATTCTTTAATTATAGGAAGAATCTTTAGATGTGTCTGTTCACGCATCTTCTGTATTTTATCAATCTGCTCTGGGTTGAGTCTAAGTTGCCTTTTCACAATATCTGGGGATGGCCCAGGCGGTAGCCCGGGTTCAAAGGGAATCCCCTCTTTAAATCTTTTCTTGTTTTGCTCATGATGAACAATGGATATTATCATCCCGATATTTATACCCACAGAAATAATGAGAAATCCAATAAGAATCTTCACCTTCATTGTCTTTCACCTTCCATTGAAAGAAGGGCATAGGCATTACCCAATGAACCTTCAGGGAAGTTATCAAAAAGGGTAATGCTAAAGAAATTGTCAAACCCCTCTCTTGTCGGCAATACCTTTAGCCCCTTTATCTGGTAAATAGATGTTCCTAAATAACTACCACATAGCAGAGAAACAAGAAAGAGTGCGGTTGCACCCGCAGGTATAAGAATACGATTCATTCCCTCCAAAACAGGTATAAGAACACGATTTATTTCCTCCAAAAACCATAGACGAATAGCCCTTTTTGATTCTCTTTCTATAATCTTCTGTTTCAAATTGAGCATAAAATATGGAGAGGCCTGTACCTCTTCCATAGCATCAAGAGAATGTGATACATAAGATAGCCTATCTACCTCCTTTTGGCAAGAGGCACAAGATTTCACATGCTCTGAAATACGGTGCTTTTCTTCTTTGCAGACTTCACCATCCAAAAAGGCAGAGAGCTTTCTTTTACTTATGTGTTTCATTTCATTTTCACTTCTTATATTATTTAGACAAATTTTTCTCCAAAAACTTGCGGTCAGATTTCATTTTTTTATTAAGGGAAGGAGTTTCTCTCTCAAATTCTCTCTTGCCCTAAAGATCAAAGATTCAACGGATGATAAAGATACCTTCATAATTTGGGCTATCTCTTTGTAAGATTTGCCCTCAAATTTTGAAAGGATTAAGGCAATCCTTTGCCTCTCTGGTAGCTCATTCACTGCTTTTTTTATAGCTACTTTCTCTTCCTCATCTTCAAAACTTACATCCGAATTTGAACTTATTGTGTTCTCTAAGATTGGAAGACTCTCTCTTTTTTTAGCCCGGTAGTTAAGGCATTGATTAACTACGATTCTATAGAGCCATGTTGAAAACCTAGATTCCCCTCTGAAATTCTTGGCATGTTGCCATACCTTTATAAAAACCTCCTGAGCAATGTCTTGCGCCTCAGCAGAATCTCCAATATAACGATAGATTGTATTTAAAACAGAATGCCGATACTCTTTAACCAATTGTTCAAAGGCATCTTCATCCCGATCAACGATTTTTTGAATCAGAAACTGCTCCACCTAAAGACAGAAGACCTCCCTTTTGTTTATATCTTTTATCTGGAAACTTCCGTATCCACTTGATAAGGAATAATCTCTCTTTGCCCCATCTAAAATCAAATATTTGGTCAGGACCCATTGGTCCTTCTGGCCTCAATCTCTCCTGTGCATTACTACGGCTGGGGCTTCCTATGGGAATCTTAATCTCGGCTATAGTTAC
The sequence above is drawn from the bacterium genome and encodes:
- a CDS encoding zf-HC2 domain-containing protein, with protein sequence MKHISKRKLSAFLDGEVCKEEKHRISEHVKSCASCQKEVDRLSYVSHSLDAMEEVQASPYFMLNLKQKIIERESKRAIRLWFLEEINRVLIPVLEGMNRILIPAGATALFLVSLLCGSYLGTSIYQIKGLKVLPTREGFDNFFSITLFDNFPEGSLGNAYALLSMEGERQ
- a CDS encoding sigma-70 family RNA polymerase sigma factor → MEQFLIQKIVDRDEDAFEQLVKEYRHSVLNTIYRYIGDSAEAQDIAQEVFIKVWQHAKNFRGESRFSTWLYRIVVNQCLNYRAKKRESLPILENTISSNSDVSFEDEEEKVAIKKAVNELPERQRIALILSKFEGKSYKEIAQIMKVSLSSVESLIFRARENLREKLLPLIKK